Proteins from a single region of Starkeya sp. ORNL1:
- a CDS encoding sorbosone dehydrogenase family protein: MKRKFIPAGRTAALAVLCCSTLAIAAYAADRFDPQTQIGPNPVLPEPHQYLFPPMHLAEVIGWKEGEAPTVPAGFKIEALATGLQHPRSLYVLPNGDVLVVESKAPPAAAVKRPKDIVMGWVETWVTSGGDTGASNRITLLRDADGDGKPETRSVFLDHLNSPFGVSLVGGDLYVANTDAIVRYPYKDGDTKITQPGTTLTELPGGPIDHHWTKSLVASRDGKLLYAGVGSNSNITENGIEAEKNRAAILEVDRATGRWRVFASGLRNPNGLSWEPQTGALWAVINERDELGPDLVPDYMTSVKDGAFYGWPYSYYGQHVDPRVQPQRPDLVEKAIAPDYALSSHVAPLGLAFNTADAMPEKYRGGAFVGEHGSWDRDQFNGYKVVFVPFKDGRPSGKAEDFVTGFLDADGKARGRPVGVAMDKSGALLIADDVGNTVWRVTASGSSS; encoded by the coding sequence ATGAAGCGCAAATTCATTCCGGCCGGCCGCACCGCGGCTCTCGCGGTGCTGTGCTGCTCGACACTGGCGATCGCCGCCTATGCGGCTGACCGGTTCGATCCCCAGACCCAGATCGGGCCGAACCCGGTCCTGCCCGAGCCTCACCAGTATCTTTTCCCGCCGATGCACCTCGCCGAGGTGATCGGCTGGAAAGAGGGCGAGGCGCCAACCGTCCCGGCTGGCTTCAAGATCGAGGCGCTTGCCACTGGCCTCCAGCATCCGCGCTCGCTGTATGTGCTGCCCAACGGCGACGTGCTGGTGGTGGAATCCAAGGCGCCCCCCGCTGCTGCGGTGAAACGGCCCAAGGACATCGTGATGGGCTGGGTCGAAACCTGGGTGACGTCGGGCGGCGACACCGGGGCCAGCAACCGCATCACCCTCCTGCGCGACGCCGACGGCGACGGCAAGCCGGAGACCCGCTCGGTGTTCCTCGACCATCTCAATTCGCCGTTCGGCGTCTCGCTGGTCGGTGGCGATCTCTATGTCGCCAACACCGATGCCATCGTGCGCTATCCGTACAAGGACGGCGACACCAAGATCACTCAGCCAGGCACCACGCTTACCGAGCTGCCGGGCGGGCCGATCGACCATCACTGGACAAAGAGCCTGGTCGCCAGCCGCGACGGCAAGCTGCTCTATGCCGGCGTCGGTTCCAACAGCAACATCACCGAGAACGGCATCGAGGCCGAGAAGAACCGCGCCGCGATCCTCGAGGTCGACCGTGCCACCGGGCGCTGGCGCGTCTTCGCGAGCGGTCTGCGCAATCCCAACGGGCTGAGTTGGGAGCCGCAGACCGGTGCGCTGTGGGCGGTGATCAATGAGCGCGACGAACTCGGCCCCGACCTGGTGCCGGACTACATGACCTCGGTGAAGGACGGCGCCTTCTACGGCTGGCCCTACAGCTATTATGGCCAGCATGTCGATCCGCGGGTGCAGCCGCAGCGGCCCGACCTCGTCGAGAAAGCGATCGCGCCGGACTATGCGCTGAGCTCACATGTCGCCCCGCTCGGGCTTGCCTTCAACACAGCCGACGCGATGCCTGAGAAATATCGCGGCGGCGCCTTCGTCGGCGAGCACGGCAGCTGGGACCGTGACCAGTTCAACGGCTACAAGGTGGTGTTCGTGCCGTTCAAGGACGGACGCCCCAGCGGCAAGGCCGAGGACTTCGTGACCGGCTTCCTCGATGCCGATGGCAAGGCGCGCGGGCGCCCGGTTGGCGTCGCGATGGACAAGAGCGGCGCTCTTCTGATCGCTGACGATGTCGGCAACACCGTCTGGCGAGTGACGGCCAGCGGCTCGTCGTCCTGA
- a CDS encoding ribbon-helix-helix domain-containing protein: protein MWTSGRRIGLTIEDEFWGALKEISAIEGRSIAAQIAEIDYNRGDSNLSSAIRTFILAHYRKRSGDAGTNG from the coding sequence GTGTGGACCTCCGGTCGACGCATCGGCCTGACGATCGAGGACGAGTTCTGGGGAGCGTTGAAGGAGATTTCCGCGATCGAGGGAAGGTCGATCGCCGCGCAGATTGCCGAGATTGACTACAATCGGGGTGACTCGAATCTCTCTTCAGCCATCCGAACATTCATCCTCGCCCACTATCGCAAGCGCTCGGGCGATGCTGGGACGAACGGCTGA
- the mnhG gene encoding monovalent cation/H(+) antiporter subunit G produces the protein MNGASTLPTWAALLVAALVVAGALITLIGSFGLLRLRSFYERAHAPTLGATLGTGFILVGSMICFTVLKGRPSVHEILIAIFVTLTTPVTLMMLARATLYRDKLEGGAPPPNSPPPTTIASSRAGQNHADDIAGTREI, from the coding sequence ATGAACGGTGCGTCCACATTGCCGACCTGGGCCGCACTGCTGGTAGCCGCTCTCGTGGTAGCGGGAGCGCTGATCACCCTGATCGGCTCCTTCGGGTTGCTGCGGTTGCGCAGCTTCTATGAACGCGCCCACGCGCCGACGCTGGGCGCCACCCTCGGCACCGGATTCATCCTCGTCGGCTCGATGATATGCTTCACCGTGCTCAAGGGCAGGCCGTCCGTGCACGAGATCCTGATTGCGATCTTCGTGACGCTCACCACACCCGTCACGCTGATGATGCTTGCGAGGGCCACGCTATACCGCGACAAGCTGGAAGGCGGGGCGCCTCCGCCGAATTCTCCCCCGCCGACCACAATCGCCAGCAGCCGCGCCGGCCAGAACCATGCCGACGACATTGCCGGAACACGCGAGATCTGA
- a CDS encoding K+/H+ antiporter subunit F: MAAQILDGALVLAQVLLAAAMAIAAYRLVRGPRAQDRILGLDTFYVNAMLLLVVLGIRSGTTLYFEAALIIGMLGFVGTVAFAKFLMRGEVIE, from the coding sequence ATGGCTGCACAGATCCTCGACGGCGCGCTGGTCTTGGCGCAGGTGCTGCTGGCCGCGGCAATGGCGATCGCAGCATACCGGCTGGTGCGTGGGCCGCGGGCGCAAGACCGCATCCTTGGCCTCGACACCTTCTATGTGAACGCGATGCTGCTGCTCGTGGTGCTCGGCATACGCAGCGGTACCACGCTTTATTTCGAGGCGGCGCTTATCATCGGAATGCTCGGCTTCGTCGGCACCGTGGCGTTCGCCAAATTCCTCATGCGAGGTGAGGTCATCGAATGA
- a CDS encoding Na+/H+ antiporter subunit E: MKRVLPYPLLFLALWAMWLLLNQSVSPGQLIFGALIAFGACWAMAALGPEPARVRSPGAVIRLAGRVAVDVVRSNIAVGRIILGLAPPNRRSGFMTVPLDLTNHYGLTVLSIVLTATPGTLWMNYDSARRELLLHVLDLVDEEEWVRLIKDRYERLLIEIFE, encoded by the coding sequence ATGAAGCGGGTGCTGCCCTACCCTCTCCTGTTCCTCGCGCTATGGGCGATGTGGCTGCTGCTGAACCAGAGCGTCTCGCCCGGCCAGCTGATATTCGGCGCGCTTATCGCTTTCGGCGCCTGCTGGGCGATGGCGGCGCTCGGTCCGGAGCCGGCGCGGGTGCGCAGCCCGGGCGCGGTGATCCGGCTCGCCGGGCGCGTCGCAGTGGATGTCGTGCGCTCCAACATCGCCGTCGGCCGCATCATCCTCGGGCTGGCCCCGCCGAACCGGCGCTCCGGTTTCATGACCGTCCCGCTCGACCTCACCAACCACTACGGCCTCACGGTGCTGAGCATTGTCCTCACCGCCACACCAGGCACGCTATGGATGAACTACGACTCGGCGCGCCGCGAGTTGCTGCTGCATGTGCTGGACCTCGTTGACGAGGAGGAGTGGGTCCGTCTCATCAAGGACCGCTATGAGCGACTGCTGATCGAGATATTCGAATGA